The following nucleotide sequence is from Thunnus albacares chromosome 15, fThuAlb1.1, whole genome shotgun sequence.
CTGCTAAAATGATGTCGGTTGCTGCAGTTGCAAACGGAGGAGGAGTGGCAGCAGGGAGTGTGGTGGCTGCTTTGCAGTCAGCAGGTAAAAGCTATGAGTGGACATTTTGTTGTGGATTTAGCTGTTGTATCTTAATGGTGATGTGATCATTGATGGAACAGTAATCTCAGGGTCATTAAATGCCCTTTAACTTTCATAACTGCAACAACATCAGCATAACATCCTATTCAAGTGTCTGGCAAAcctaaaacaacaataatgtcaCATCAGAAAAGAAATAAGTATACTACAGTGTGTAGGTACAATATAATGTAACaatatattaatgtaatataacaatatactactgtatatactgtgaTGACAGTAGTACCATTGTTAAATTTacttctttatctttatctttatctttatctcaCTGCAGGTGCGGCTGGTATATCAGGAGCTGCCTCTGCAGTTGTGGGCGGGGCTGGAGCAGCAGTGGGATGGCTGGCTAGCTTCATTGGCTGAAAATCAGGAAGGAATAATATATGAGAAATAATAGATACACTTGCTTGATGGAAACAATTGGAAATTCTATCAATGAAGCAGAGCgtttgtgttttgaaaagtttCCTTGTATGCATTTAAATGAATTATGAGATTatgttttggcatttctgcaAAACATGTATTGGActttcacaaaataaaatgcaattgAAAAGTATTTAgttcattatcttttttttttttttaaattgaggtAATAATCTATCATTAATAATTAGGGGGTTTAACTCTGTGTGTATGACCTGTATTAATAAATACCTAATATTGTACTTTAGCACTTGAGTACAATTACTTAAATCCTTATTAGAGCCATGATGACCTCCAGGGC
It contains:
- the LOC122998829 gene encoding interferon alpha-inducible protein 27-like protein 2A, encoding MDPVTAGAAAAGAVGAIVAAPAVLGAAGFTSAGIAAGSVAAKMMSVAAVANGGGVAAGSVVAALQSAGAAGISGAASAVVGGAGAAVGWLASFIG